In Streptantibioticus cattleyicolor NRRL 8057 = DSM 46488, a genomic segment contains:
- a CDS encoding 2OG-Fe(II) oxygenase family protein produces MADTTVPMFSLAQLRDDAHREAFRACLTGMGVFYLTGYGMDERDHRLATRTALDFFEHGTPAEKEAVTTDNPTMRRGYSALGAESTAQVTNTGSYTDYSMSYSMGVSGNVFPSPRFAEVWTGYFDRLYAAARETARLVLGATGTYDAGDMDTLLDCDPVLRLRYFPEVPEERAAERVPRRMGPHYDLSIITLIHQTPCANGFVSLQAEIDGEMVDLPAVPDAVVVMCGAIAPLATQGALPAPRHHVRAPGSGMRAGSDRTSSVFFLRPSTDFTFSVPKARAYGLDVSLDTATATFGEWIGDNYVTMHAVPDAPRPLPGQRR; encoded by the coding sequence ATGGCGGACACCACGGTACCGATGTTCAGCCTCGCCCAACTACGGGACGACGCCCACCGGGAGGCGTTCCGCGCCTGCCTGACCGGGATGGGGGTCTTCTACCTCACCGGCTACGGCATGGACGAGCGCGACCACCGCCTGGCCACCCGGACCGCGCTGGACTTCTTCGAGCACGGCACCCCGGCCGAGAAGGAGGCGGTGACCACCGACAACCCCACCATGCGCCGCGGCTACTCCGCGCTCGGCGCCGAGAGCACCGCCCAGGTGACCAACACCGGCTCCTACACGGACTACTCGATGTCCTACTCGATGGGGGTCTCCGGCAACGTCTTCCCCTCCCCGCGCTTCGCCGAGGTGTGGACCGGATACTTCGACCGGCTCTACGCCGCCGCGCGGGAGACCGCCCGCCTGGTGCTCGGCGCCACCGGCACCTACGACGCGGGCGACATGGACACGCTGCTCGACTGCGACCCGGTGCTGCGGCTGCGGTACTTCCCCGAGGTCCCCGAGGAGCGCGCCGCCGAACGGGTGCCCCGGCGGATGGGACCCCACTACGACCTGTCCATCATCACCCTGATCCACCAGACGCCGTGCGCCAACGGCTTCGTCAGCCTCCAGGCGGAGATCGACGGGGAGATGGTGGACCTCCCGGCGGTGCCGGACGCCGTGGTGGTGATGTGCGGAGCCATCGCGCCGCTGGCCACCCAGGGCGCCCTGCCCGCGCCCCGGCACCACGTGCGGGCCCCCGGATCCGGGATGCGGGCCGGCAGCGACCGCACCTCCAGCGTCTTCTTCCTGCGCCCCTCCACCGACTTCACCTTCTCCGTCCCCAAGGCCCGCGCCTACGGCCTCGACGTCAGCCTCGACACCGCGACCGCGACCTTCGGGGAGTGGATCGGCGACAACTACGTCACCATGCACGCGGTACCCGACGCCCCGCGGCCGTTGCCGGGGCAGCGGCGCTGA
- the cmcH gene encoding 3'-hydroxymethylcephem-O-carbamoyltransferase, whose protein sequence is MLVVAFKPGHDGAVAAIGDRTLLYSLESEKDSRPRYTPLLPATLLDIAERLDAVPDVVALGGWADLRPNRVAPIGAGYEGVQEPTVTTSRFFGKEVRFFSSTHERSHIYMALGMAPRDDTAQQRTVLVWEGDVGAFYLVGPDHRVIRTVPVMTAPGARYSFLFGLADPTFPATGAKPRLNDAGKLMALAAFGDARDASPDIRHVVERILKQDSMYPAPKSEYQDSVLYNAGVQSPECKTAAALLTERLFETFARAAREHLPAGGPLYISGGCGLNCDWNSQWAELGHFSSVFVAPCTNDSGSALGTAIDALTTFTGDPHIEWSVYSGLDFVTDTTPDPARWRSVPLDDDALAAALASGRVVAWVQGRWEIGPRALGNRSLLAEPFGAATRDRLNAVKQREDYRPIAPVCRVEDLATVFHEDFEDPHMLYFRRVRAASGLRAVTHVDGSARVQTVRDSGNPRLHRLLTAFAARTGVGALCNTSLNFNGEGFINRMSDLTLYCESRGIDDMVVGETWYRRVGAPDAL, encoded by the coding sequence ATGCTCGTCGTTGCGTTCAAACCGGGTCACGACGGCGCCGTCGCCGCGATCGGTGACCGCACCCTGCTGTACTCGCTGGAGTCGGAGAAGGACTCCCGCCCGCGGTACACCCCGCTGCTGCCGGCGACCCTCCTCGACATCGCCGAACGCCTCGACGCCGTACCCGACGTGGTGGCCCTCGGCGGATGGGCCGACCTGCGCCCCAACCGCGTCGCCCCCATCGGCGCCGGGTACGAGGGCGTCCAGGAACCGACCGTCACCACCTCCCGCTTCTTCGGCAAGGAGGTGAGGTTCTTCTCCTCCACGCACGAGCGGTCGCACATCTACATGGCGCTCGGCATGGCGCCCCGGGACGACACCGCCCAGCAGCGGACGGTCCTGGTGTGGGAGGGCGACGTCGGCGCGTTCTACCTGGTCGGCCCCGACCACCGCGTCATCCGCACGGTACCGGTGATGACCGCGCCCGGCGCGCGGTACTCCTTCCTCTTCGGCCTCGCCGACCCCACGTTCCCCGCCACCGGCGCCAAGCCGCGCCTCAACGACGCCGGCAAGCTGATGGCGCTGGCCGCGTTCGGCGACGCCCGCGACGCGAGCCCCGACATCAGACACGTCGTCGAACGCATCCTGAAGCAGGACTCCATGTACCCGGCGCCCAAGTCCGAGTACCAGGACTCCGTGCTCTACAACGCCGGTGTCCAGTCGCCCGAGTGCAAGACCGCCGCCGCGCTGCTGACCGAGCGGCTCTTCGAGACGTTCGCGCGCGCCGCCCGTGAGCACCTGCCGGCCGGCGGTCCGCTGTACATCTCCGGCGGGTGCGGCCTCAACTGCGACTGGAACAGCCAGTGGGCCGAACTCGGCCACTTCTCCTCGGTGTTCGTCGCCCCCTGCACCAACGACTCCGGATCGGCGCTGGGCACCGCCATCGACGCGCTGACCACGTTCACCGGTGATCCGCACATCGAGTGGAGCGTCTACAGCGGACTCGACTTCGTCACCGACACCACACCCGACCCCGCCCGCTGGCGGTCGGTCCCGCTCGACGACGACGCCCTCGCCGCGGCGCTGGCGTCCGGCCGCGTCGTCGCCTGGGTGCAGGGGCGGTGGGAGATCGGACCGCGCGCGCTGGGCAACCGGTCACTGCTGGCCGAGCCGTTCGGCGCCGCCACCCGCGACCGGCTCAACGCCGTCAAGCAGCGCGAGGACTACCGCCCCATCGCCCCGGTCTGCCGCGTCGAGGACCTCGCCACCGTCTTCCACGAGGACTTCGAGGACCCGCACATGCTGTACTTCCGGCGGGTCCGCGCCGCCAGCGGCCTGCGCGCGGTCACCCACGTCGACGGCTCGGCCCGGGTGCAGACCGTACGGGACTCCGGCAACCCGCGGCTGCACCGGCTGCTGACCGCGTTCGCCGCCCGCACCGGGGTCGGCGCCCTGTGCAACACCTCGCTCAACTTCAACGGCGAGGGGTTCATCAACCGCATGTCCGACCTCACGCTCTACTGCGAGTCGCGCGGCATCGACGACATGGTGGTGGGCGAGACCTGGTACCGCCGGGTGGGCGCCCCTGACGCCCTCTGA
- a CDS encoding 2OG-Fe(II) oxygenase family protein: protein MPIPMPSAHVPTIDISPLSGSDADAKSRVAREIHDACRGSGFFYASHHGVDVQLLQDVVNEFHRTMTDQEKYDLAIHAYNKANPHIRNGYYMAVKGKKAVESFCYLNPAFTDDHPMIKAGTPLHEVNRWPDEERHPRFRSFCESYYRQMLRLSTVIMRGLALALGKPEHFFDAALAEADTLSSVSLIRYPYLEDYPPVKTGPDGTKLSFEDHLDVSMITVLFQTEVQNLQVETVDGWRDLPTSGEDFLVNCGTYLGHVTNDYFPAPNHRVKFVNAERLSLPFFLNAGHHAVIDPFVPEGAAEPVKNAPLPYGEYLQHGLRALIVKNGQT from the coding sequence ATGCCCATCCCGATGCCCTCGGCCCACGTGCCGACCATCGACATCTCGCCGCTGTCCGGGTCCGACGCCGACGCCAAGTCACGGGTCGCGCGGGAGATCCACGACGCGTGCCGCGGATCCGGCTTCTTCTACGCCTCGCACCACGGCGTCGACGTCCAGCTGCTCCAGGACGTGGTCAACGAGTTCCACCGGACCATGACCGACCAGGAGAAGTACGACCTGGCGATCCACGCGTACAACAAGGCCAACCCGCACATCCGCAACGGCTACTACATGGCGGTGAAGGGGAAGAAGGCCGTCGAGTCCTTCTGCTACCTCAACCCGGCCTTCACCGACGACCACCCGATGATCAAGGCCGGTACGCCCCTGCACGAGGTGAACCGGTGGCCGGACGAGGAACGCCATCCGCGGTTCCGGTCGTTCTGCGAGAGCTACTACCGGCAGATGCTGCGGCTCTCCACGGTGATCATGCGGGGGCTGGCGCTGGCGCTGGGGAAGCCGGAGCACTTCTTCGACGCCGCGCTCGCCGAGGCCGACACGCTCTCCTCGGTCTCCCTGATCCGCTACCCGTACCTGGAGGACTACCCCCCGGTCAAGACCGGCCCGGACGGCACGAAGCTGAGCTTCGAGGACCACCTGGACGTGTCGATGATCACCGTGCTGTTCCAGACGGAGGTGCAGAACCTCCAGGTGGAGACGGTGGACGGCTGGCGTGACCTGCCGACGTCCGGGGAGGACTTCCTGGTGAACTGCGGCACGTACCTGGGCCACGTCACCAACGACTACTTCCCGGCCCCCAACCACCGGGTGAAGTTCGTCAACGCCGAACGGCTCTCGCTGCCGTTCTTCCTCAACGCCGGGCACCACGCCGTCATCGACCCGTTCGTGCCGGAGGGCGCCGCCGAGCCGGTGAAGAACGCGCCGCTGCCGTACGGCGAATACCTCCAGCACGGGCTGCGGGCGCTGATCGTCAAGAACGGCCAGACCTGA